A region from the Aliarcobacter thereius LMG 24486 genome encodes:
- a CDS encoding Na/Pi cotransporter family protein → MIKKVLFPLLFLVLAYFVLSYESAKEIIAGISIFLVGMFFMEDGFKLFSGGFLEKILEKFTNSMPKAILNGFLISSIVQSSSLTSVIIISFLGASLIALESAVYVLLGSSLGSSTTAWIIALFGLKIKISHYAMPIIVFGIFFRFSKKERFKGLGHVLLGLGFIFLGISYMVNGFYELKDSVDLTLYSFDGFLGLFIFFIIGALMTFVVQSSSASTAIVLVALASGQIFYLNAIAAIIGGKIGSTTTTVLGALNSNANGKRLAYAQFLLNLIATLFGLILFYPIVNFIEIISNYFEITSDAIKLSIFITILNLSAVIIMIPFLKLIVKKIQKMFIPKVKSWSKLEFLDSSSLESSKSIVVGVKKENIILYENFLKASKHLLQINDEDLYWYKNNNKSKSPQNHKIDKIYKDRLRVLHDEILDFLSFANKGISENDLKIIDKQKIITKKIYSLLKNIRNINKKIDESNFYREAIKNEYIYLREILTICIKEIENIISNKTFDDLDKIFKIKTLQQKLNSLDSLTTQRVKKLIDEKKIDANVSTKIIKDISFAILLSQELIKLTISLYVEDSILIEEDEDEA, encoded by the coding sequence ATGATAAAAAAAGTTTTATTTCCTCTGCTTTTTTTGGTATTAGCGTATTTTGTACTTAGTTATGAAAGTGCAAAAGAGATTATTGCTGGAATATCTATATTTTTAGTTGGAATGTTTTTTATGGAAGATGGTTTTAAACTATTTTCTGGTGGTTTTTTAGAAAAAATTCTTGAAAAATTTACAAATAGTATGCCAAAAGCAATTTTAAATGGTTTTTTAATAAGTTCCATAGTTCAAAGTTCATCTTTGACAAGTGTTATTATAATATCATTTTTAGGAGCTTCTTTAATAGCTTTAGAAAGTGCAGTTTATGTACTTTTAGGATCTAGTTTAGGTTCATCAACAACAGCATGGATTATTGCCTTGTTTGGATTGAAAATTAAGATTTCTCACTATGCTATGCCTATAATTGTTTTTGGAATATTTTTCAGATTTTCAAAGAAAGAGAGATTTAAAGGTTTAGGTCATGTTCTTTTAGGATTGGGATTCATTTTCTTAGGAATATCATATATGGTAAATGGATTTTATGAATTAAAAGATAGTGTTGATTTAACTTTATATTCATTTGATGGTTTTTTAGGGCTTTTTATATTTTTTATAATTGGTGCACTTATGACTTTTGTTGTTCAATCAAGTTCTGCAAGTACTGCAATTGTATTAGTGGCTCTTGCAAGTGGGCAGATATTTTATTTGAATGCTATTGCTGCAATTATTGGTGGAAAAATCGGAAGTACAACAACAACTGTTTTAGGAGCTTTGAATTCAAATGCAAATGGAAAAAGATTGGCTTATGCACAATTTTTATTAAACCTTATTGCAACACTTTTTGGGCTAATTTTATTTTATCCAATAGTTAATTTTATAGAGATAATTTCAAATTATTTTGAGATTACAAGTGATGCTATAAAATTATCAATATTTATTACAATATTAAATTTGAGTGCTGTTATTATTATGATTCCATTTTTAAAATTGATTGTAAAAAAGATTCAGAAAATGTTTATTCCAAAAGTAAAATCATGGTCAAAACTTGAATTCCTTGACTCTTCATCTCTAGAGAGTTCAAAGTCTATTGTTGTTGGAGTTAAAAAAGAGAATATAATTTTGTATGAGAATTTCTTAAAAGCTTCTAAGCATTTACTTCAAATAAATGATGAAGATTTATATTGGTACAAGAATAATAATAAATCAAAATCTCCGCAAAACCATAAGATTGATAAAATTTATAAAGATAGATTAAGGGTATTGCATGATGAGATTTTAGATTTTTTAAGTTTTGCAAATAAAGGAATAAGTGAAAATGATTTAAAAATAATTGATAAGCAAAAAATAATTACAAAAAAAATATACTCTTTATTAAAAAATATTAGAAATATAAATAAGAAAATAGATGAATCAAATTTTTATAGAGAAGCTATAAAAAATGAGTACATATATTTAAGAGAAATATTGACAATTTGTATAAAAGAGATAGAAAATATTATAAGTAATAAAACTTTTGATGATTTAGATAAAATTTTTAAAATAAAAACACTTCAACAAAAACTTAATTCTTTGGATAGTTTGACAACTCAAAGAGTAAAAAAGTTAATAGATGAGAAAAAAATTGATGCAAATGTATCTACAAAGATAATAAAAGATATTTCTTTTGCTATACTATTATCTCAAGAATTAATAAAATTAACTATATCTTTATATGTAGAAGATAGTATTTTAATAGAGGAAGATGAAGATGAAGCTTAA
- a CDS encoding ComF family protein, whose translation MKCTSCDKLSFYIICKTCQKQLLAPNFYKKELVKDFFVYSFYDYKDLEDLIQSKYHFYGDRVFNILGKLSFAKFASNFTFTHPILAIPIDDHTRHDFSQTAILAKHLKSSFIKPVFNTLKATNIVKYAGKNLEFRQKNPRKFTYSGVKNCDVILVDDVITTGTTILEAKKILKKQGINVLFAITLCCFLS comes from the coding sequence ATGAAATGCACCTCTTGTGATAAACTATCTTTTTATATTATTTGCAAAACTTGTCAAAAACAACTTCTTGCTCCAAACTTTTATAAAAAAGAGTTAGTTAAAGATTTTTTTGTCTACTCTTTTTATGATTACAAAGATTTGGAAGATTTAATCCAAAGTAAATATCACTTTTATGGAGATAGAGTTTTTAATATCTTAGGAAAACTTAGCTTTGCTAAATTTGCTTCAAACTTTACTTTTACCCACCCTATTTTGGCTATTCCAATAGATGATCACACAAGACACGATTTTTCTCAAACTGCAATTTTGGCAAAACATTTAAAAAGTTCTTTTATAAAACCCGTTTTCAACACTTTAAAAGCCACAAATATTGTAAAATATGCTGGAAAGAATCTAGAATTTAGACAAAAAAATCCAAGAAAATTTACTTATAGTGGAGTAAAAAATTGTGATGTAATTTTAGTTGATGATGTTATTACAACTGGAACAACTATTTTGGAAGCAAAAAAAATACTAAAAAAACAAGGGATAAATGTGCTTTTTGCTATTACTCTTTGTTGTTTTTTATCTTAA